One Mycolicibacterium fallax genomic window, CGGCCGCCGAGCAGCCGGCCGCCGAGCAGCCGCAGGCCGCCGGGCCGGTGTACGGCAGCTACGACAGCAATGGCCGGTTCGCCGACGGCGAGGGCGGCACCGCGGTGTTCACCGGCGGCGATGCCGGGCTGGCGCCCGCGGAGAACCTGGTCGACCTGATGCTGGGGCCGAGGGCACTGTGAGCGCGGACTCCGAACGCCGGCCACGCCGGCGGGCGGCCCGCGCCGCGGGCCCGACCGGCGCGGCGGGCACCGTCGTGAAGACCGCCGTCGTGCCGGCCGCGGTCGAGCCGGTGGACGTCACAGACGAGGCCGCCGGGCCGGCCCGGCCGAAGACCCCGGCGCCGCCGGTCCGCGGCCGCCGGGCCCCGAACCGGCGGCTGGTGGGCATCCTCACCCTGGTGGTGGGGCTGCTGGCGACCGCGGGGCTGGGCGGCGCGGTGGCCCTGGCGGCGATCGACCGGCACGACATCACCGCGACCGTCGACCGCCAGCAGCGCTTCGTCGACACCGCCCGGCAGTTCGTGGTGAACATGTTCAGCTACACCCAGGAAAATGTCGACGAAAGCGTGGAACGGTTCGTCGGCAGCACCAGCGGCCCGCTGCGGGACATGTTCAGCCAGAACAACAACGCCGAGACGCTCAAGGCGCTGTACCGGGACACCAACGCGAGCTCCGAGGCGGTGATCAACGGTGCCGCGCTGGAGGACATCGACGAGACCGCGGGCAACGCCTCGGTGCTGGTGGCGGTGCGGGTCACCGTCACCGACCTGGACGGGGTGAACAAGCCGTCCCAGGCGTTCCGGCTGCGGGTGGTGGTGCACGAGGACGACGACGACGTCATGACGGCCTACGACCTGAAGTACCCGGAGGGCGGCAACTAGATGTCCGACACACGAGGGCTGCTGACCCGGCTGGCGGCCGCCGTCGCGGTACCGGTGCTGATCGGCGCGGCGGGCACCGCCGGCTGGCTGTACTGGGACGCCAGCTCCACCCGGGCCGCCCAGGACACCAGCGTGCAACTGCGCAAACTGGCCACCGAAGAGGTGCCCAAGGTGTTCGGTTTCGACTACCAGACCGTGGAACGCGCCATGATGGACGTCGGCACGCTGCTCACCCCGGACTACCGGCGCGAGTTCGCCGACCGGGCCAAAAAAGACATCATCCCGGCCGCCCGGGAACGCCAGCTGGTCACCCAGGCCAACGTGACCGGCGCCGGTGTGCTCGAAGCCGGACGCAACTCGGGATCGGTGCTGGTGTTCCTGAACCGCACCGTGACCGACAAGTCCAAGCAGTCCAGCTACGACGGCAGCCGGCTGCGGGTGGACTACCAGCGGGTCGACGGCGACTGGCTGATCAGCTACATCGCGCCGATCTAGGCGCCGCGCACCGATCCGAGCGCGGCCAGAAACGCCCGCGCCCAACGGTTGACGTCGTGGGTCAGCACCTGACGGCGGAGCGCCCGCATCCGCAGCCGGCCCTGCTCCGGGGACTGGCTCAGCGCGGCGGCCATCGCGTCCTTCACGTCGTCCAGGTCGTGCGGGTTGACCAGGTAGGCCTGCCGGAGCTCGGCGGCGGCGCCGGTGAACTCACTGAGCACCAACGCGCCGCCCAGATCACCGCGGCAGGCGACATACTCCTTGGCGACCAGGTTCATCCCGTCGCGCAGCGCGGTCACCAGCATTACGTCGGCCGCGGCGTAGTAGGCGATCAGCTCGTGCTGCGGCACCGCGCGGTGCAGGTAGCTGACCACCGGGTGGGCGACCCGGCCGAACTCGCCGTTGATCCGGCCCACCTGCCGCTCGATGTCGTTGCGCAGCAGCCGGTAGGAGTCCACCCGCTCCCGGCTGGGGGTGGCCAGCTGGATCAGCACGGTGTCCGCGGGATCGACGCGGTCCTCGGCGAGCAGCTCGGCGAAGGCGCGCAGCCGCACGTCGATGCCCTTGGTGTAGTCCAGTCGGTCCACCCCGAGCAGGATCTTGCCGGGGTTGCCCAGGTCGGCGCGCAGCTCCCTGGCGCGCCGGCGGACCTCGCGGGCCCGGGCGGCCTGGTCC contains:
- a CDS encoding mammalian cell entry protein → MSADSERRPRRRAARAAGPTGAAGTVVKTAVVPAAVEPVDVTDEAAGPARPKTPAPPVRGRRAPNRRLVGILTLVVGLLATAGLGGAVALAAIDRHDITATVDRQQRFVDTARQFVVNMFSYTQENVDESVERFVGSTSGPLRDMFSQNNNAETLKALYRDTNASSEAVINGAALEDIDETAGNASVLVAVRVTVTDLDGVNKPSQAFRLRVVVHEDDDDVMTAYDLKYPEGGN
- a CDS encoding mammalian cell entry protein; translated protein: MSDTRGLLTRLAAAVAVPVLIGAAGTAGWLYWDASSTRAAQDTSVQLRKLATEEVPKVFGFDYQTVERAMMDVGTLLTPDYRREFADRAKKDIIPAARERQLVTQANVTGAGVLEAGRNSGSVLVFLNRTVTDKSKQSSYDGSRLRVDYQRVDGDWLISYIAPI